From Micromonospora carbonacea:
TGGCTAACCCGTCAGGTGGTACGCAAGGCAGCCAGTATCCATGATCGCTTCAAGGAGGAGGCACTTGCTACCGCTTACCACTGGTGCACAGCGGGCCTGGTCCGGCTCGACCTGTTGCCACCGCGACACGAAGGCAACCCCGGGCCACTCATCGGTTGGAAGCTGACTGAAGGCGTGAGCAGCTACGCCAACAACCAGCGTGAGCAAACCGAGCAGGAGACGATGTCGATCTCCGCACAGCTCGCCGAGGCCCGCGCCCGGCTCGCGGACCACCCGCTTGTCCCACTGCTCCTGGCTAGCGATGCGATGGATATAGAGTACAAGAGCCACCTGCTTATAGTGGCCGAAAATGCTGCTGAAGGAACCATCCTGGCAGGCAGAATGTCAGAATTGCGCACATACTTGACCGATGGCGAATTGGCAACTCTACTGGTCGCGCGCCAACAATATCGAGACTACAAGCCTGTTGGCGAACTCGCCCGTGGCGGCCAGGCCATCGTCTTCAGCTCCCGGCACAAGCACACCGACCAAATCGTTGCGGTGAAGCGCGCCAAGTCACGGGACGACAGCGCTGTACGCCGAATGAGACGCGAGATCGAAGTGGCGGAAATCTTCGGTGGACACCCTCACATCATGCCCATCTTGGATGCAAGCCCAGATGGGGACTGGTTCGTAATGCCGCTGGCGCAGACGACTGC
This genomic window contains:
- a CDS encoding serine/threonine-protein kinase, with product MPQEIPGLPAPLDAFPVYRVHERKNGSERYELLRLTVEAAAKPTHEQLYETLQALPAGTRNWLTRQVVRKAASIHDRFKEEALATAYHWCTAGLVRLDLLPPRHEGNPGPLIGWKLTEGVSSYANNQREQTEQETMSISAQLAEARARLADHPLVPLLLASDAMDIEYKSHLLIVAENAAEGTILAGRMSELRTYLTDGELATLLVARQQYRDYKPVGELARGGQAIVFSSRHKHTDQIVAVKRAKSRDDSAVRRMRREIEVAEIFGGHPHIMPILDASPDGDWFVMPLAQTTALLEMDQLRQAQQLKAIVMSVLDGLRKPHAKGWIHRDIKPENILKIQGRWVVADWGIGKRPHGQTSTPGHTRAGTLYGTEGYAAPELSDDAHKAGPEADIYSVGQLIGAILTGRVPQANIPLLPDDRGWREVVAAATAFDPQSRPSDVDEFEDLCAPLWHG